One Calditrichota bacterium genomic region harbors:
- a CDS encoding TonB-dependent receptor — protein sequence MSKSLSRSLVGFVSVLILIFFVVGSLLAGQTGKIAGVVKDKATGDPLPGANIMIEGTQMGASADSQGRYFIINVPPGKYTVVARFIGYQSVRKTNVIVTIDATTELDFALSARAIAGKAVTIVAERPLIEKTLTQSKSTISAAELDNTMPVGSVHGIVETAASTFHGYVRGGRKYETKIIVDGVDVTDNYYTGGTGAFGSGDVGHPYQGYRESNDNQTSTINVPSSAIQEMVVYAGTFTAEYPTASAGIINIVTKMGGDRYHGKIFMRATPFDKMRHFGSNVYWMRGGPGQPDGYWNEKQRYLNDGTDYGKRVASLYTWTEALAKDKYYYDPTDSMGLGRSIGLEGNLSGPVPFLGKKAGFFLSARFSHMRPTPLPFEVSQHLNVGLKMDYKFSADKKLLVYGQLEDGGKLFNWVNWKFNPKWSYYMQGAPRYKDLSGLTYAKWTHSLSKKSFYTVQLSYTSRQDWTGYPDDNGDGYCSIDEKGDFIEFANIEQYQKYVGGEIKVDTLKDASGKVIGYNRWLDPATMNGYKPGHFGDPNYRVFFKETVDPASGVDESKANFYKVDGWYRTAYPVPLYIHNRRDATTLKADFTSQVSYNHQLKTGFQFRYHTIKQRSLQSPLGGRGHKYPTSLFTVDDWTFHPKEFATYLQDRIEYKGMIINVGGRVDAYNVDTRYFVNDFHPFDVIRASTGDLMELRPKRDGKVGWKWYFSPRIGVSHPVKENMAIHYSFGKFIQYPNFASLYEGYNFTDYAASPSIKTKWVDQQPIRSTSYEMGIQYAPLQTLGFDVSAYYRDVDNYSSIYYQLSPYAGQTLLFYTTWGHADARGIEVTVEKRPSKWWSGRITYSYSYIKAATPKSSKDPMQRQVFSAKKDSADFGGKLPWDWIDHHNYREENITVRSTANALAGGYDRSHRFAASLIFYLPYGFQVSSIGELTSGFKYRPLENTGNDPYFDISPGLRTGPWNYYLNARLTKEFHFGMMNMKIFGEVRNITNHKNILAFNNTPFNEAKDQIIFELGRDLKPNTGDEQDPEGVRRLPMDTLGRLLYGPARQIWAGLEFSF from the coding sequence ATGTCAAAATCTTTAAGCAGAAGTCTTGTGGGGTTCGTTTCAGTTCTTATCCTGATATTTTTTGTGGTCGGTTCATTATTAGCCGGACAAACCGGCAAAATAGCCGGCGTCGTTAAGGATAAGGCAACTGGAGACCCGCTTCCGGGTGCAAATATAATGATTGAAGGTACCCAGATGGGAGCAAGCGCTGATAGTCAGGGTCGATATTTTATTATCAACGTACCCCCAGGAAAATACACCGTGGTTGCCAGATTTATCGGTTACCAAAGTGTTCGCAAGACGAATGTAATTGTGACAATTGATGCCACAACCGAATTGGACTTTGCACTTTCTGCACGAGCCATCGCAGGCAAAGCCGTAACGATTGTGGCCGAACGGCCTCTAATTGAAAAAACACTCACCCAATCGAAATCCACAATTAGTGCGGCAGAATTAGATAATACCATGCCTGTTGGTTCGGTTCATGGTATTGTTGAAACGGCCGCATCCACTTTCCATGGTTATGTTCGTGGTGGACGAAAATATGAAACCAAGATCATTGTGGACGGTGTGGATGTCACGGATAATTACTACACCGGTGGCACGGGTGCTTTTGGAAGTGGTGATGTCGGGCATCCCTATCAGGGATACCGTGAATCGAATGATAATCAGACATCCACCATTAATGTTCCTTCCAGTGCCATTCAGGAAATGGTGGTTTATGCCGGTACATTTACGGCAGAATACCCCACGGCATCAGCCGGGATCATCAACATTGTAACCAAAATGGGCGGCGATCGTTATCATGGAAAAATTTTCATGAGAGCTACGCCCTTTGATAAAATGCGCCATTTTGGAAGCAATGTGTACTGGATGCGTGGTGGCCCGGGACAACCGGATGGCTATTGGAATGAAAAACAACGCTATCTGAATGATGGAACGGATTATGGCAAACGAGTCGCCTCACTGTATACCTGGACGGAAGCTCTGGCCAAGGACAAGTATTATTATGATCCGACTGATTCTATGGGCTTAGGACGCTCGATAGGATTGGAAGGAAACTTGAGTGGCCCGGTTCCCTTTTTAGGCAAAAAGGCGGGCTTTTTCCTGAGTGCCCGATTCTCCCACATGCGACCGACCCCTCTGCCTTTCGAAGTAAGCCAGCATTTGAATGTGGGCTTGAAGATGGATTATAAATTTTCAGCCGACAAGAAGCTCCTGGTGTACGGACAATTGGAAGATGGAGGCAAACTGTTCAATTGGGTCAACTGGAAATTCAATCCGAAATGGAGCTATTATATGCAGGGTGCTCCCCGGTACAAAGACCTGAGCGGTTTAACATATGCCAAGTGGACCCATTCACTGAGCAAGAAGAGCTTTTACACGGTACAATTGAGCTACACAAGCCGTCAGGATTGGACAGGGTATCCCGACGATAATGGTGACGGCTATTGCAGTATCGATGAAAAGGGTGACTTTATTGAGTTTGCCAACATTGAGCAATATCAGAAATATGTGGGTGGCGAGATTAAAGTCGATACTCTGAAGGATGCCAGCGGAAAGGTGATTGGTTACAATCGTTGGCTGGACCCTGCCACAATGAATGGGTACAAGCCGGGACACTTTGGTGATCCTAATTATCGTGTCTTTTTCAAAGAAACCGTTGACCCCGCTTCCGGTGTAGACGAATCAAAAGCCAACTTCTACAAGGTTGATGGATGGTATCGAACCGCCTACCCTGTACCGTTGTATATTCACAATCGACGGGATGCAACCACGCTGAAGGCGGACTTTACGAGCCAGGTCTCGTATAACCACCAGCTTAAAACGGGATTTCAGTTCCGCTATCATACCATTAAACAGCGTTCACTGCAGTCTCCTTTGGGAGGACGCGGACATAAATATCCAACGTCATTGTTTACGGTTGATGATTGGACATTTCATCCCAAAGAATTTGCAACCTATCTGCAGGATCGTATCGAATACAAGGGTATGATCATTAATGTCGGTGGACGTGTGGATGCCTACAATGTTGACACGCGTTACTTTGTAAACGATTTTCATCCGTTTGATGTGATTCGTGCCTCAACCGGCGACCTGATGGAACTTCGGCCCAAGAGAGACGGAAAAGTTGGCTGGAAGTGGTATTTTAGCCCAAGAATTGGTGTATCGCATCCGGTAAAAGAAAATATGGCGATTCACTATTCCTTTGGCAAGTTTATCCAGTATCCGAATTTTGCGTCGTTATATGAAGGATACAATTTTACGGACTATGCCGCATCACCGAGCATTAAGACCAAATGGGTGGATCAGCAGCCTATTCGGTCCACATCCTATGAAATGGGTATTCAGTATGCCCCACTTCAGACTTTGGGATTTGATGTGTCTGCTTATTATCGCGATGTGGATAATTATTCATCCATCTACTATCAGTTGTCCCCGTATGCCGGACAGACCCTGTTATTCTACACCACGTGGGGTCACGCAGATGCACGCGGAATTGAAGTGACGGTTGAAAAGCGTCCCTCAAAGTGGTGGTCGGGTCGGATTACCTATTCGTATTCCTACATTAAAGCAGCAACACCCAAAAGCAGTAAAGACCCGATGCAGCGCCAGGTTTTTTCAGCCAAAAAAGATAGCGCTGATTTCGGCGGAAAACTCCCCTGGGATTGGATTGATCATCACAATTATCGTGAGGAAAATATCACGGTACGCAGCACAGCGAATGCGCTTGCGGGTGGTTATGACCGCTCTCATCGTTTTGCTGCATCGTTGATTTTTTACTTGCCCTATGGTTTTCAGGTGAGTTCCATCGGCGAGTTGACCAGCGGCTTTAAGTATCGTCCTTTGGAGAATACCGGAAACGATCCTTACTTCGACATCAGCCCGGGTCTTCGGACAGGCCCCTGGAACTATTATCTGAATGCACGGCTCACCAAAGAATTTCATTTTGGTATGATGAACATGAAAATTTTTGGTGAAGTCAGAAATATCACGAATCACAAGAATATTCTGGCATTTAATAATACGCCGTTCAATGAGGCAAAGGACCAGATTATTTTTGAACTGGGTCGTGACTTGAAACCCAATACAGGTGATGAACAGGATCCAGAAGGCGTTCGGCGTCTTCCGATGGATACACTCGGACGTCTGCTCTATGGGCCTGCTCGACAAATATGGGCCGGTTTAGAGTTTTCCTTCTAA
- a CDS encoding PorV/PorQ family protein, with protein MKAMKIIILTLVMTLLAVSFSEAGLRKPGINGAAFLKIGVGARMVALGSAVTTIYGDPNAIFWNPAGIVAAPGKTQVGINYNNWLIGMKHTAGVATHSFGDLGSIGIGFVHIGLSDIVADRDIAPPGFKKDQIDKATSATYNYSDIAFMLTYAKQFTDRLRMGATVKYIREHIDDVAASSVAFDFGVIYETGFRDLTIGARMNNLGKDLTFFAIHAPIPLNFAIGSSVSLAKEENSQVKAFLDFVKPQDNPQLFFLGGEWNLYNRLVARGGYKFNYSGVKDKDGTRETAEGFSFGAGLNVPVAGYELWLDYAYTSFDLFDNTHRFTLKFEF; from the coding sequence ATGAAGGCTATGAAAATTATTATATTAACATTGGTCATGACACTCTTGGCCGTTTCGTTTAGCGAAGCGGGTTTGAGAAAGCCAGGAATCAATGGCGCGGCATTCCTTAAAATTGGTGTCGGGGCACGAATGGTTGCCCTTGGGTCTGCCGTTACAACCATTTATGGCGATCCAAATGCCATTTTCTGGAACCCTGCGGGTATTGTTGCTGCCCCGGGAAAAACCCAGGTTGGGATAAATTACAACAACTGGCTGATCGGAATGAAACACACCGCCGGCGTTGCTACGCATAGCTTCGGCGATCTGGGAAGCATTGGAATTGGTTTCGTCCATATCGGATTATCAGATATTGTGGCGGACCGCGATATTGCACCCCCCGGATTCAAAAAGGATCAAATTGACAAGGCAACCTCTGCCACGTACAATTACAGCGACATTGCCTTTATGCTGACGTATGCCAAGCAATTCACGGATCGTTTGCGAATGGGTGCAACGGTTAAGTACATCCGCGAACATATTGACGATGTGGCAGCCAGTTCGGTGGCGTTTGATTTTGGCGTGATTTACGAGACGGGCTTCCGTGATCTGACCATTGGTGCCCGAATGAATAACCTGGGCAAGGATTTAACCTTCTTTGCCATTCACGCCCCGATTCCACTGAACTTTGCCATCGGGTCCTCTGTGAGTCTGGCAAAAGAAGAAAATTCACAGGTAAAGGCATTTTTGGATTTCGTGAAACCCCAGGATAATCCTCAGCTTTTCTTCCTGGGAGGAGAGTGGAATCTTTACAACCGCCTCGTGGCACGCGGCGGGTACAAGTTCAATTATTCCGGCGTAAAGGACAAAGATGGCACGCGGGAAACCGCCGAAGGATTCTCCTTTGGCGCAGGGTTGAACGTACCGGTTGCCGGGTATGAGCTCTGGTTAGACTATGCCTATACCAGCTTTGATCTGTTCGATAACACCCATCGATTCACACTTAAATTTGAATTCTAA
- a CDS encoding SDR family oxidoreductase: MKLKDKTALITGAASGIGQAAAHIFAEEGASVLIVDVRKEAGKRVAERIRANGFRAEFFLADVTDFSQVEKMILEAVRRFGRLDILYNNAGVDWVGNVLEISEDDWERAFAVNLKSTFFSCKLGVQQMILQKTGGVIINTGSVASLVATPNRAAYDAAKAGVLQLTKSIALDFADQGIRANCLIPGIIATPMTQVRGIVKDPPRVEPSIQPMGRMGTPEEVAKAALFLASDDASFITGTALVVDGGYLMK, from the coding sequence ATGAAACTAAAAGATAAAACCGCACTTATTACCGGAGCCGCGTCCGGAATTGGTCAGGCGGCCGCTCATATTTTTGCGGAAGAAGGGGCGTCCGTACTGATTGTGGATGTCCGAAAAGAAGCCGGAAAACGGGTTGCGGAACGTATTCGGGCAAACGGGTTTCGGGCGGAATTCTTTTTGGCTGATGTAACGGACTTCTCTCAGGTGGAAAAGATGATTCTGGAAGCCGTCCGGCGTTTTGGCCGACTGGATATTCTCTACAATAATGCCGGTGTCGATTGGGTGGGGAATGTATTGGAAATTTCCGAAGACGATTGGGAAAGAGCATTCGCCGTCAATTTGAAGAGTACCTTTTTTAGCTGTAAATTAGGCGTGCAGCAGATGATTCTTCAGAAAACAGGGGGCGTCATTATCAATACAGGTTCCGTTGCCAGCCTGGTGGCTACACCGAACCGAGCGGCTTATGACGCCGCAAAAGCCGGAGTGCTGCAACTGACCAAAAGCATTGCTCTGGATTTCGCCGATCAGGGGATTCGGGCAAATTGCCTGATTCCCGGAATTATCGCAACTCCCATGACCCAGGTAAGAGGGATTGTGAAGGATCCGCCCAGAGTTGAACCCTCCATTCAACCCATGGGCCGAATGGGCACCCCGGAGGAGGTGGCAAAAGCCGCCCTCTTTTTGGCCTCCGACGATGCTTCCTTTATAACCGGTACGGCTCTGGTGGTGGATGGCGGATATTTGATGAAATAA
- a CDS encoding DegT/DnrJ/EryC1/StrS family aminotransferase produces the protein MNGGTPVRTKPFPKWPVWDDAEIRALQDVVKSGVWGIDGQLVPAFEKTYAAYHEAKHGILVNSGTTALEIALKAAGIGPGDEVLVPAYTFVATASAVLSVGAVVRFVDSDPETYNIDPTKIEGAITPRTKAIMPVDFSGRPADYDAILEIARVHELIVIEDSAQAWGAEWRGKKVGALGLGGIFSFQSSKNITSGEGGILVTNDDEFAALARSYMNCGRVEGGLWYEHHHIGGNYRLTEFQAAVLQVQFNRYEPMLKKRQENARYLDEQLGKIEGIQTMRKDPRITRHAYHLYIFRYKSEEFGGLSKPEFVKALQAEGIPASGGYGYPLHKQPLFQKRAFGPKGAPVDVGIDYTQVHLPVAEKACAEEAIWLDQETLLAEKEDMADIVEAIVKIQKSVK, from the coding sequence ATGAATGGAGGTACGCCCGTCCGCACCAAACCCTTTCCGAAATGGCCGGTGTGGGATGATGCCGAAATTCGGGCGCTCCAGGACGTGGTAAAAAGCGGGGTCTGGGGTATTGACGGCCAGCTTGTCCCGGCCTTTGAAAAAACCTACGCAGCCTACCACGAAGCGAAACACGGAATTCTGGTGAACAGTGGAACCACCGCGCTGGAAATTGCTTTAAAAGCGGCTGGCATTGGCCCGGGCGATGAGGTACTGGTTCCGGCTTACACGTTTGTGGCAACCGCTTCGGCTGTTTTAAGCGTGGGGGCCGTGGTTCGTTTTGTGGATAGTGATCCCGAAACCTACAACATCGACCCGACAAAAATCGAAGGGGCCATTACGCCCCGAACCAAGGCGATTATGCCTGTGGATTTTTCGGGCCGGCCGGCGGATTACGATGCCATTCTTGAGATAGCCCGTGTGCACGAATTGATCGTCATTGAGGATTCGGCCCAGGCCTGGGGGGCAGAGTGGCGCGGGAAAAAGGTGGGTGCACTGGGTTTGGGGGGCATTTTCAGCTTTCAATCATCCAAAAACATAACCTCCGGCGAGGGGGGTATTTTGGTTACCAACGATGATGAATTTGCCGCTCTGGCCCGGTCGTACATGAACTGCGGCCGCGTGGAAGGCGGGTTGTGGTACGAACACCACCACATTGGCGGAAATTACCGCCTGACGGAATTTCAGGCCGCGGTGCTTCAAGTGCAGTTCAATCGTTACGAACCCATGTTGAAAAAGCGTCAGGAAAATGCCCGATATTTGGATGAACAGCTCGGCAAGATCGAGGGCATTCAAACCATGCGAAAGGATCCGCGCATTACCCGTCACGCCTACCATTTGTACATTTTCCGCTACAAATCGGAAGAATTCGGCGGCCTTTCCAAACCCGAATTTGTGAAGGCGCTCCAGGCCGAAGGCATTCCGGCCAGCGGTGGGTACGGCTATCCGCTCCACAAACAGCCCCTCTTTCAGAAGCGGGCCTTTGGGCCCAAGGGAGCCCCGGTGGATGTGGGGATTGACTATACGCAGGTTCACCTGCCCGTAGCCGAAAAGGCCTGCGCCGAGGAAGCCATCTGGCTGGACCAGGAAACGCTCCTGGCAGAAAAGGAGGACATGGCGGACATTGTTGAGGCCATCGTGAAAATCCAAAAATCGGTAAAGTAA
- a CDS encoding alpha/beta hydrolase — protein sequence MKIYRVVLGVLLFTFLVWAFAQSWNFVKRGRSDVISVKIQSSDNWELKGDFYRPIPRVKQAPGLLLLPAFGGNRTAYKETAPFFQKKGYAVLTVDLRGMGESRQKNSKGRIPNLKGINDDVQAAINFLASRKETNAARLGVLAASTICNAAVHAVDHDSRIKAVVLLSGEYDSTATQLLTSADFPPSLIVASYDDKIAIQNAASLRDKLGNPKSKVHLFLNAGHGLNMFWSPSGKELGDLMVKWFETYLK from the coding sequence ATGAAAATCTACCGAGTGGTTTTGGGAGTTTTGTTGTTTACTTTTCTGGTGTGGGCATTCGCCCAATCCTGGAATTTTGTCAAAAGGGGGCGGTCGGATGTGATCTCTGTAAAGATTCAGTCCTCCGATAATTGGGAGCTTAAGGGTGACTTTTACCGGCCCATTCCACGGGTCAAACAGGCCCCGGGCTTACTGCTGCTTCCGGCATTCGGTGGAAACCGGACGGCGTACAAAGAAACGGCACCCTTTTTTCAGAAAAAGGGATACGCCGTACTGACCGTCGACTTGCGCGGAATGGGAGAAAGCCGGCAAAAAAATAGTAAAGGCCGGATTCCCAACCTGAAGGGGATTAACGATGACGTTCAGGCGGCGATCAATTTTCTGGCATCCCGGAAAGAAACCAATGCCGCCAGATTGGGCGTTCTTGCGGCCAGCACCATTTGCAACGCGGCCGTGCACGCCGTTGATCACGATAGCCGGATAAAAGCAGTCGTGCTGCTTTCGGGCGAATACGACTCAACGGCCACACAGCTTCTTACCTCGGCTGATTTTCCGCCGTCGCTCATTGTGGCCAGTTACGATGACAAAATTGCCATCCAGAATGCGGCATCCCTGCGGGACAAATTGGGAAATCCGAAAAGCAAGGTGCACTTATTCTTAAATGCGGGGCACGGCCTGAATATGTTTTGGTCTCCAAGCGGAAAAGAGCTTGGCGATTTAATGGTTAAGTGGTTTGAAACCTATCTGAAATAA
- a CDS encoding DegT/DnrJ/EryC1/StrS family aminotransferase: MEQLALYGGPKTKTTPFGVGNRYGKEELNQLKEALEQNTLFYAHGKKTGQFLDKFKKMYGSRFAVATSSGTASIHTALAALDVGPGDEVITSPITDMGSLIGILFQNAVPIFADVHPRTYNMTAESIEARITPRTKAIEVVHLAGNPADMEPILAVSRKHGIPIAEDCAQSYLSVYRGKLAGTFGEFGCFSLNDFKHISAGDAGMILTNNENLAWKAQLFTDKGYDRSTTEHDPPFLAANYRMNELEAAVAIAQLDKLEWIVSRRRKYGTRLTEGIADLPGILPPKITPKSESSYWFYMFRVDEERLNISRNTFADALEAEGIPCGKGYIPRPVYRSRLLREKAIYPHFNWPEDFPQYGEPVEYPEGLCPVAEEVLRTAVLLRLNEFFTEQDIEDTIRAIRKVTAYFAGEKAL, encoded by the coding sequence ATGGAACAATTGGCGCTTTATGGCGGACCGAAAACAAAAACGACCCCTTTCGGTGTGGGTAATCGCTACGGCAAGGAGGAATTGAATCAGCTTAAGGAAGCCCTGGAGCAAAACACCCTCTTTTACGCGCACGGGAAAAAGACGGGTCAATTTCTGGATAAATTCAAAAAAATGTATGGCAGCCGGTTTGCGGTGGCCACCTCCTCCGGGACGGCCTCTATTCACACGGCCCTTGCTGCACTGGATGTGGGCCCGGGCGACGAGGTGATTACGTCTCCCATCACGGATATGGGATCGCTAATCGGAATTCTGTTTCAAAATGCGGTACCGATTTTTGCGGATGTGCACCCTCGCACCTACAACATGACGGCCGAATCCATTGAAGCACGAATCACCCCCCGCACAAAAGCCATTGAAGTGGTACATTTGGCCGGCAATCCTGCGGACATGGAGCCCATTTTGGCAGTCTCACGGAAACACGGCATCCCGATTGCAGAAGATTGTGCCCAGAGTTACCTCAGCGTGTACCGGGGGAAACTGGCGGGTACATTTGGAGAATTTGGGTGCTTTAGCCTGAATGATTTCAAACACATCTCCGCCGGAGACGCCGGAATGATTCTCACCAATAATGAAAATCTGGCATGGAAAGCCCAACTTTTCACGGATAAAGGGTACGACCGGAGTACCACCGAACACGATCCGCCTTTTTTGGCAGCCAATTACCGGATGAACGAACTGGAGGCTGCGGTTGCCATTGCCCAATTGGACAAGCTGGAGTGGATCGTTTCCCGGCGCCGCAAATACGGCACACGCCTGACGGAAGGCATCGCTGACCTGCCCGGGATTTTGCCGCCGAAAATAACTCCGAAAAGTGAGAGTTCCTATTGGTTTTACATGTTCCGTGTGGATGAAGAACGGCTGAATATCTCCCGAAACACATTTGCCGATGCCCTGGAAGCCGAAGGCATTCCCTGTGGAAAAGGGTACATTCCGCGGCCGGTGTACCGTTCACGCCTGTTACGCGAGAAGGCGATTTACCCCCATTTCAACTGGCCGGAAGATTTCCCGCAGTATGGCGAACCCGTCGAGTACCCGGAGGGATTATGCCCCGTGGCGGAAGAAGTACTCCGGACGGCGGTCCTGTTGCGACTCAATGAATTTTTTACCGAACAGGACATCGAAGACACCATTCGGGCCATCCGAAAAGTTACGGCCTATTTTGCGGGAGAGAAAGCGCTTTGA
- the typA gene encoding translational GTPase TypA codes for MRKEHFRNIAIIAHVDHGKTTLVDGMLRQSGIFRDNQEVKDRVMDSMDLERERGITIMAKNTAVWYRDIKINIVDTPGHADFGGEVERSLNLVDGALLLVDASEGPLPQTRFVLKKALAKKLPIILVINKIDRKDARIKEIVNAVYDLFIDLDADEEQIEFPILYTNAKAGVAHRELGDDSKDLQPLFETIVSEIPGPEADDHETPQFLVTNLDYDPYVGQIAVGRLSNGVLEMNKTYALCAENGIRPGVRFSALYTFQDLSKRLVTHVEAGDIIAVSGVEGVKIGDTISSEENPKPLPRIHVDEPTVSMVFYVNNGPFAGREGKYLTSRHLKERLEKEMLRNVALRVEPTARADAFKVSGRGELQMAVLIETMRREGYEFMVSKPHVITKKEDGVTLEPVEHVFIDVPEEFVGVVTEKISRRKGRMVNMNNTGHGRVNLEFLVPARGLIGFRSQFLTDTKGTGVMNTLFEGYEPWFGPIPQRNSGALVADRPGRVTTYASLAMVDRGELFVEVGTEVYKGMIIGERNRTRDLDVNITKEKKLTNMRSSTSDATVTLRPPRLLSLDQSIEFIAEDELVEVTPQTIRLRKIELDPGKRAVNRKKENAIA; via the coding sequence ATGAGAAAAGAACACTTTCGAAATATAGCCATTATTGCACATGTCGATCACGGAAAGACCACACTGGTTGACGGCATGCTCCGGCAGAGCGGGATTTTTCGCGACAATCAGGAAGTCAAGGATCGCGTTATGGATTCAATGGATCTGGAGCGGGAACGGGGCATTACGATTATGGCAAAAAATACGGCCGTGTGGTACAGGGACATCAAGATCAATATTGTGGATACGCCCGGACACGCCGATTTTGGCGGGGAAGTTGAGCGAAGCCTCAATTTGGTGGATGGCGCCCTGTTACTGGTGGATGCAAGCGAGGGTCCGCTTCCTCAGACGCGCTTTGTCTTAAAAAAGGCCCTGGCAAAAAAACTGCCCATTATTCTTGTGATCAACAAAATTGACCGAAAAGATGCCCGGATCAAGGAAATCGTGAATGCGGTGTACGATTTATTTATCGATTTGGATGCGGATGAGGAACAAATCGAATTCCCGATCCTTTACACCAATGCCAAAGCAGGAGTGGCCCATCGGGAACTGGGAGACGATTCAAAAGATCTTCAGCCGCTTTTTGAAACAATCGTCTCTGAAATTCCGGGTCCCGAGGCGGATGACCATGAAACACCCCAGTTTTTGGTGACCAACCTGGATTATGACCCTTACGTCGGCCAAATTGCCGTAGGGCGGTTATCCAACGGGGTTCTTGAAATGAACAAGACGTACGCCTTGTGTGCAGAAAATGGCATCCGGCCCGGTGTGCGATTTTCCGCGCTTTACACCTTTCAGGATCTCTCAAAAAGACTGGTTACGCACGTGGAAGCGGGGGATATTATTGCCGTTTCCGGTGTGGAAGGGGTCAAAATCGGGGACACGATTTCATCTGAAGAAAATCCCAAACCCCTGCCGCGAATTCACGTGGACGAGCCGACGGTTTCAATGGTTTTTTATGTAAACAACGGGCCGTTTGCCGGACGTGAAGGAAAGTACTTAACCAGTCGCCATCTGAAGGAACGGCTGGAAAAGGAAATGCTTCGAAACGTGGCGCTGCGTGTGGAGCCCACGGCCCGGGCAGATGCCTTTAAAGTCAGTGGACGAGGGGAATTGCAGATGGCCGTTCTGATTGAAACCATGCGCCGGGAGGGCTACGAATTCATGGTGTCCAAACCCCACGTGATTACAAAAAAAGAGGACGGCGTAACCCTTGAACCGGTGGAACATGTGTTTATTGATGTTCCTGAAGAATTTGTGGGCGTGGTGACGGAAAAAATCTCCAGACGCAAGGGCCGAATGGTAAATATGAACAATACCGGTCATGGCCGCGTCAATCTGGAATTTCTTGTTCCTGCCCGGGGTCTAATTGGGTTTAGAAGCCAGTTTTTAACCGACACAAAAGGCACCGGTGTGATGAACACCCTTTTTGAAGGGTACGAGCCCTGGTTTGGCCCCATTCCTCAGCGGAATTCGGGCGCGTTGGTGGCCGATCGGCCCGGGCGGGTTACCACCTACGCCAGCCTGGCTATGGTGGATCGCGGGGAGCTTTTTGTGGAAGTGGGCACCGAGGTTTACAAAGGGATGATTATTGGCGAACGAAACCGTACACGGGATCTGGATGTTAATATTACCAAAGAGAAAAAGCTGACCAATATGAGAAGCTCAACCTCGGATGCCACCGTCACGCTTCGCCCGCCCCGGCTCCTTTCGCTGGATCAATCCATTGAATTTATTGCGGAAGATGAACTGGTGGAAGTAACACCCCAAACCATTCGGCTCCGAAAAATAGAACTTGACCCCGGCAAGCGGGCCGTTAACCGAAAAAAAGAGAATGCCATCGCCTGA
- a CDS encoding MBL fold metallo-hydrolase, giving the protein MIRKVSPDIFEIRTPLGDAFVNVYLVRSGNQAVLIDSGLKQTASRIFHLLDDLGFSKNSLKYLINTHSHHDHIGANGDIQTECGCRVLAHEKAVPWIENHRLQFHEFLGQFPALLPPSQELEQFFFENLGEPGKVNETISGESRLKLAAFPEMWLLPLSGHSEDSIGVYLKEPNILIAGDAILCRGVGRGLPQYEDRTAYLQSIQKIRDLNPDILLTAHFDPLAGNELREFLNQSEAAVWEIDSRIAAVKQQLGENAPLWDVAKAVHRGAEKELTIQGLLTIRAHLNESGNS; this is encoded by the coding sequence ATGATCAGAAAAGTTTCGCCGGATATTTTTGAAATTCGAACCCCTCTGGGTGACGCGTTTGTTAATGTGTATCTGGTGCGATCGGGAAATCAGGCTGTTTTGATTGATTCGGGTCTCAAGCAGACGGCCTCCCGGATTTTTCACCTGCTGGACGACCTTGGTTTTTCAAAAAACAGTCTGAAATATCTGATCAACACGCACAGTCACCACGATCACATTGGGGCCAATGGTGACATTCAGACGGAATGCGGCTGCAGGGTGCTGGCTCACGAGAAGGCTGTTCCCTGGATTGAGAATCACCGCCTGCAATTTCACGAATTCCTGGGCCAGTTTCCAGCCCTTCTGCCTCCTTCGCAGGAATTGGAACAGTTCTTCTTTGAAAATCTGGGGGAACCGGGAAAAGTGAACGAGACCATTTCCGGTGAAAGCCGTTTGAAACTGGCCGCTTTCCCGGAAATGTGGCTGCTGCCGCTATCCGGCCATTCCGAAGACAGCATCGGTGTTTACCTGAAAGAACCGAATATTCTGATTGCGGGCGATGCCATTCTGTGCCGGGGTGTCGGAAGGGGCTTGCCCCAATATGAGGATCGAACGGCCTATCTCCAGAGTATTCAGAAAATCCGCGATTTAAATCCTGACATTCTGCTGACGGCCCATTTTGATCCATTGGCGGGCAACGAGCTGCGTGAGTTTTTAAATCAGAGCGAAGCGGCCGTTTGGGAAATAGACTCCCGGATTGCTGCCGTTAAGCAGCAGCTGGGTGAAAATGCGCCCCTCTGGGATGTTGCAAAAGCGGTTCACCGCGGAGCAGAAAAAGAGTTAACCATTCAGGGCCTCCTGACCATTCGGGCTCATCTTAACGAATCGGGAAACAGCTGA